In a genomic window of Primulina huaijiensis isolate GDHJ02 chromosome 10, ASM1229523v2, whole genome shotgun sequence:
- the LOC140986973 gene encoding uncharacterized protein At2g29880-like, giving the protein MGDSQTKYNLWTTEESNELLKLMVDAAMRGWRDKNGMLNKRTVEKNILPTLNGKLGCEKTFAQYQSRLKWFKQRYNNYSKLTRHSSGFGWDPETKKFTANDEVWDEYFKSHPKHEHYRTSTFEDYEDLRIAVGNGTATGKCSIGLGDDTDARTFETEQNKSTNLIDDYMFDYDSGEFIQSERRESSYQPPLHEDFTSPLPSQPMSSEVPPATRKRDRIEFETKSSTSKNPDQDIMHKLSYNLEKVASKIESIGDVDDNCWDAIKEVPNLENRTRYKVLDLLNTRSKKMAFLKMTIEERLEWIDYKLNG; this is encoded by the exons ATGGGcgattcacaaacaaaatataatttgtggACGACTGAGGAGAGCAATGAATTATTAAAACTCATGGTCGATGCTGCCATGAGAGGATGGCGTGATAAGAATGGGATGCTGAACAAAAGAACAGTGGAAAAAAATATACTTCCTACTCTTAACGGAAAACTGGGGTGTGAAAAGACTTTCGCACAATATCAAAGCCGTTTGAAATGGTTCAAACAACgatacaataattattctaagCTTACACGTCATAGTTCTGGGTTTGGATGGGATCCTGAGACAAAGAAATTCACGGCTAATGATGAAGTATGGGATGAATATTTTAAG TCTCATCCAAAACATGAACATTATCGGACAAGCACTTTTGAAGATTATGAAGATTTGAGAATTGCAGTTGGGAATGGAACAGCCACAGGAAAGTGTTCAATTGGATTAGGAGATGACACTGATGCGAGAACATTTGAGACTGAACAAAATAAAAGTACTAACTTAATAGACGATTACATGTTTGATTACGATAGTGGTGAATTCATTCAAAGTGAAAGGCGAGAATCTTCATATCAGCCTCCACTTCATGAGGACTTTACTTCTCCATTACCTTCTCAACCAATGAGTTCAGAGGTTCCACCAGCCACACGAAAACGAGATAGGATAGAGTTTGAAACAAAATCGAGCACATCAAAGAATCCTGACCAAGATATTATGCATAAGCTCTCTTACAACCTTGAGAAGGTAGCTTCTAAGATTGAATCAATTGGTGATGTAGATGATAATTGTTGGGATGCTATTAAGGAAGTCCCAAACTTGGAGAATCGTACTCGGTACAAGGTGCTTGACTTACTTAATACTAGatcaaagaagatggctttcctGAAAATGACAATCGAAGAGCGCTTGGAATGGATAGACTATAAGTTAAATGGATGA